In Carya illinoinensis cultivar Pawnee chromosome 9, C.illinoinensisPawnee_v1, whole genome shotgun sequence, the following are encoded in one genomic region:
- the LOC122276316 gene encoding MACPF domain-containing protein CAD1-like: MEDNAAALQTAVNSVQALGRGFDVNYDTRLLYCKGAAGSRVVEVDEENTWDLPLYDDIVVPNVSRDIKNSQQSHGRQISGVCSFHEMVEYFNQKANLSGSFPLGSFNSAFSFTGSKKIDVVATKTLSMDGFYIPLAKVQLMKTPLVLQENVKQAVPTFWDPPSLASFIENFGTHVITSVTIGGKDVIYVKQHKSSPLSTMEIKKYIQDIGNQRFSDMESYTSSGQMKVKDKGVDPGLFNSQGIYPQPTAAPYLTGKEDVTVIFRRRGGDDLEQNHTRWARTVRSSPDVIGMSFSPITALLDGVAGKEHLTRAIGLYLEYKPQVEELRYFLEFQIPRIWAPVRDRIAGHQRKEPVCPSLQFSIMGQKLYVSQEQISVGRRPVTGLRLFLEGNKQNRLCIHLQHVASLPKILQPYWDTNVAIGAPKWQGPEEQDSRWFEPVKWKKFSHVSTALVENPETFIGDLAGVYIVTGAQLGVWDFGSRNVLYMKLLYSRLPGCTVRRSLWDHAPNDKSKKVVSTDGNGNTDDSSSGSRGNLAGNKLVKFVDTSEMSKGPEDPPGHWLVTGGKLGVEKGKIVLRVKYSLLNY; the protein is encoded by the exons ATGGAGGACAATGCAGCAGCCTTGCAAACTGCTGTAAACTCTGTACAGGCATTAGGGAGAGGCTTCGATGTGAACTATGATACGAGGTTGCTCTACTGTAAAGGAGCAGCTGGGTCGAGGGTGGTTGAAGTTGATGAAGAAAACACTTGGGATCTTCCGCTGTACGATGATATAGTTGTTCCCAATGTTTCCAGGGACATCAAGAACTCTCAGCAATCCCATGGTCGCCAGATTTCTGGGGTTTGCAGTTTCCATGAG ATGGTGGAGTATTTTAATCAAAAGGCTAATCTATCTGGAAGTTTTCCTCTAGGTAGTTTTAATTCTGCATTTAGTTTCACTGGTTCAAAGAAAATAGATGTTGTCGCCACAAAGACCCTTTCAATGGATGGCTTTTATATTCCACTTGCCAAGGTTCAGCTTATGAAAACCCCATTGGTGTTGCAAGAAAATGTCAAGCAGGCGGTTCCGACTTTTTGGGACCCACCGTCCCTGGCGAG ctttattgaaaattttgggaCGCATGTCATTACATCTGTAACTATTGGCGGTAAAGATGTCATTTATGTTAAGCAGCATAAATCTTCTCCTTTGTCAACCATGGAGATTAAAAAGTATATTCAGGATATTGGAAACCAGAGGTTTTCTGACATGGAAAGCTATACAAGTTCAGGTCAAATGAAAGTCAAGGATAAG GGTGTTGATCCTGGCTTGTTCAACAGCCAAGGAATATATCCTCAACCCACTGCTGCACCATATCTTACTGGGAAAGAG GATGTGACAGTCATCTTCCGGAGGAGGGGAGGAGATGATTTGGAACAAAACCATACCCGATGGGCAAGAACTGTCCGGTCTTCCCCAGATGTCATTGGGATGAGTTTTTCCCCTATAACAGCTCTCCTTGATGGAGTGGCAGGAAAGGAGCATCTAACTCGTGCTATTGGTCTCTATCTTGAAT ATAAGCCTCAGGTTGAAGAATTGAGATATTTTCTAGAGTTTCAGATTCCTCGGATATGGGCCCCTGTACGTGATAGGATTGCTGGTCACCAAAGAAAGGAACCTGTTTGCCCATCTTTGCAATTTAGCATAATGGGGCAAAAACTTTATGTTAGCCAAGAGCAG ATATCAGTTGGGCGTAGGCCAGTAACAGGCTTGCGATTATTTCTAGAAGGAAACAAGCAGAATCGCTTATGTATCCATCTTCAACATGTTGCATCTCTTCCAAAGATCCTTCAGCCATACTGGGACACCAATGTGGCTATTGGTGCTCCCAAGTGGCAGGGACCTGAGGAGCAAGATAGTCGATGGTTTGAGCCAGTAAAATGGAAAAAGTTCTCTCATGTGAGTACTGCACTGGTTGAGAACCCTGAAACCTTCATAGGCGACCTCGCTGGTGTCTACATTGTCACTGGAGCTCAGCTTGGTGTGTGGGATTTTGGGTCGAGAAATGTCTTGTACATGAAGCTTCTGTATTCTAGGTTGCCGGGCTGTACAGTACGAAGATCCTTGTGGGACCATGCTCCAAATGATAAGTCAAAGAAAGTTGTGTCCACGGATGGTAATGGTAATACGGATGACTCAAGTTCAGGTTCAAGGGGAAACTTGGCTGGAAACAAGTTGG